A genomic segment from Oncorhynchus clarkii lewisi isolate Uvic-CL-2024 chromosome 12, UVic_Ocla_1.0, whole genome shotgun sequence encodes:
- the LOC139421731 gene encoding pentraxin-4-like, with amino-acid sequence MTSLRAGRRALALVLLVVLQLQACRGQGTAELRKPIYQRLRRLDDQFRRFQEQTLSRLDLLNRMSNVSTSLVEVRVQTLSDQHRNLTQELTQLRDTNTQELDVLKDRSSKLQKKNKRMEGRLASLERGLRHRQGQGSRQTQRLSQEQGESLSSLTLELHSQEGRLDSLEAQREELLVGLRGLQESLREQDLRMSRLEGRLGELLQGNVISSRGSERAGNPLTSNLTPQDTAPPRRTQASRGQSPRQDTQTYYQPQLQANIQPQPYSQPHPQPHSQPKHTKERRMRTRLQAPPPHPTQPPSQSQEERKRLGERGQESPRPGRPQQGPKPQSVEETREEGEMERRRGDEVWRRSEVTQTEMRRGEEERTERRRGEEERAERRKEEEERTERRKEEEERTERRRGEEEWTERRKEEEERTERRKEEEERTERRKEEEERTERRKEEEERTERRKEEEEMKGEESQIQNLLQLPVRHKIPLQHIPRREATICNVDSMLLFPSASSENHVTFSRSFPALPELSVCLWLRVDVGYVGTLLSYATEDNDNKLVLYGRNSSSSSSSTPSRATLDFVVGDPAYRELPVDSVLDGCWHHLCVLWSSIQGRFWHYTDRRLTSAGSRFRKGYEVPGGGIVVLGAEQDSQGGRFDPTEGFVGRLAGFTVWDRVLSPGEVTGVAMGRGVPRGVVLELGDVDRVHGEVQQVACECLEHCS; translated from the exons ATGACCAGCCTCAGAGCCGGACGGAGGGCCCTGGCCCTGGTTCTCCTGGTTGTCCTCCAGCTTCAGGCCTGTAGGGGACAGGGGACTGCTGAGCTCAGGAAGCCCATCTACCAGAGACTCAGACGACTTGACGATCAG TTCCGTCGATTCCAGGAACAGACCCTGAGCCGGTTAGACCTTCTGAACCGTATGTCTAATGTGTCGACCTCCCTAGTAGAGGTCAGAGTTCAGACCCTGTCTGACCAACACAGAAACCTCACCCAGGAACTAACACAACTcagagacaccaacacacag GAGCTGGACGTCCTGAAAGACCGGAGCAGTAAACTACAGAAGAAGAAcaagaggatggagggaagacTGGCCTCGCTGGAGAGAGgactgagacacagacagggacag ggCAGCAGGCAGACCCAGAGACTGAGTCAGGAGCAGGGAGAGTCTCTCTCCAGCCTCACCCTGGAGCTCCACAGCCAGGAGGGGCGACTCGACTCCCTGGAGGCCCAGCGAGAGGAGCTTCTGGTCGGGCTGAGAGGTCTCCAGGAGTCCCTGAGGGAGCAGGATCTCCGGATGAGCCGGCTCGAAGGGAGGCTGGGGGAGCTTTTACAGGGGAATGTAATCTCTTCCAGGGGATCAGAAAGGGCAGGAAACCCCCTCACCTCCAACCTCACCCCCCAGGACACAGCACCCCCACGGAGGACCCAGGCCTCCAGAGGACAGAGCCCAAGACAGGACACCCAGACATATTACCAGCCCCAGCTTCAGGCTAACATTCAGCCTCAGCCCTACTCTCAGCCCCATCCCCAACCCCATTCCCAGCCAAAACACACAAAAGAAAGGAGGATGAGGACAAGACTACAGGCTCCACCTCCCCACCCCACACAGCCTCCTTCTCAGTcccaggaggagaggaagaggctgggggagagaggacaggagagcccCCGGCCTGGTCGTCCTCAACAGGGGCCAAAACCACAGTCTGTGGAGGAaacgagagaggagggagagatggagaggaggaggggggatgaggtgtggaggaggagtGAAGTGACGCAgacagagatgaggaggggagaggaagagcggacagagaggaggagaggagaggaagagcgggcagagaggaggaaggaagaggaagagcggacagagaggaggaaggaagaggaagagcggacagagaggaggaggggagaggaagagtggacagagaggaggaaggaagaggaagagcggacagagaggaggaaggaagaggaagagcggacagagaggaggaaggaagaggaagagcggacagagaggaggaaggaagaggaagagcggacagagaggaggaaggaagaggaggagatgaaaggagaggaatCACAAATCCAGAACCTTCTCCAGCTTCCAGTGAGACACAAGATCCCTCTGCAGCACATCCCCAGGAGAGAAGCTACCA tctgtaACGTGGACTCCATGCTCCTGTTCCCGTCAGCTTCCTCTGAGAACCACGTCACCTTCTCCCGGAGCTTCCCTGCTCTTCCAGAACTCTCCGTGTGCCTGTGGCTCCGCGTCGACGTCGGGTACGTAGGAACGCTCCTCTCTTACGCCACGGAAGACAACGACAACAAACTAGTCCTATACGGacgcaactcctcctcctcctcttcctccacccccaGCCGAGCAACCCTGGACTTCGTGGTGGGAGACCCTGCGTACCGTGAGCTCCCTGTGGACTCTGTGCTGGACGGGTGCTGGCACCACCTCTGTGTCCTCTGGTCCTCTATCCAGGGACGATTCTGGCACTACACCGACCGGCGCCTGACCTCCGCAGGGTCACGGTTCAGGAAGGGTTACGAGGTGCCGGGAGGGGGGATAGTGGTGCtgggagcagagcaggacagCCAGGGGGGAAGGTTTGATCCCACCGAAGGGTTCGTGGGGCGCCTGGCGGGGTTCACCGTGTGGGACAGGGTGTTGAGTCCTGGGGAGGTGACAGGGGTGGCTATGGGGAGGGGGGTACCCCGGGGGGTGGTGCTCGAGTTGGGGGACGTTGACAGAGTTCATGGGGAGGTGCAGCAGGTAGCCTGCGAGTGCCTGGAACACTGTAGCTGA